The following coding sequences are from one Streptomyces sp. NBC_01294 window:
- the cobC gene encoding Rv2231c family pyridoxal phosphate-dependent protein CobC, which produces MGEYTTQLVVGVGGRAGVSVAEVCALVEETLRGAGLAAEAVTALATVDAKTGEPGIAGAAKRFGVPLLGYSPEELAAVTVPHPSEAARAAAGTPSVAEAAALAGGGELLVPKRRSVSATCAVAVAQAHDLRHHGDVEVIDTGSALVDLAVNVRAGTPPEWLKQRIAASLGDLAAYPDGRRARAAVAARHGLPVERVLLTAGAAEAFVLIARALGAVRPVVVHPQFTEPEAALRDAGHRVERVVLRAADGFRLDPADVPEDADLVVIGNPTNPTSVLHPAAALAALARPGRILVVDEAFMDAVPGEREALAGRMDLPGLVVLRSLTKTWGLAGLRIGYVLAEPEVIAKLAAAQPLWPVSTPALVAAEACVAPEALAEAEEAARRIAVDRAHLLAGLTEFDEVTVAGVAQGPFVLIRVTGAAEVRTRLRALGFAVRRGDTFPGLDRSWLRLAVRDRATTGRLLQALDHALALGAR; this is translated from the coding sequence GTGGGCGAGTACACGACACAGCTGGTGGTCGGGGTCGGCGGACGCGCGGGGGTTTCCGTCGCGGAGGTCTGCGCCCTGGTCGAGGAGACGCTGCGGGGGGCCGGGCTGGCCGCGGAGGCGGTGACGGCGCTGGCCACCGTGGACGCGAAGACGGGAGAGCCGGGGATCGCGGGCGCGGCGAAACGATTCGGCGTGCCCCTGCTCGGCTACTCCCCCGAAGAGTTGGCCGCCGTCACCGTGCCGCACCCCTCGGAGGCGGCGCGCGCCGCGGCCGGGACCCCCTCGGTGGCGGAGGCCGCGGCCCTCGCGGGCGGCGGGGAACTCCTCGTGCCCAAGCGCCGGTCGGTGTCGGCGACCTGCGCGGTGGCCGTGGCGCAGGCCCACGACCTGCGCCACCACGGGGACGTGGAAGTGATCGACACGGGCTCCGCGCTGGTGGACCTCGCGGTCAACGTCCGTGCGGGCACGCCCCCGGAGTGGCTCAAGCAGCGGATCGCCGCCTCCCTCGGGGATCTCGCCGCGTACCCCGACGGGCGACGGGCCCGGGCGGCGGTGGCGGCCCGGCACGGGCTGCCGGTCGAGCGGGTGCTGCTGACCGCCGGGGCCGCGGAGGCCTTCGTACTGATCGCGCGGGCGCTGGGCGCCGTACGGCCGGTCGTGGTCCACCCGCAGTTCACCGAGCCGGAGGCGGCGCTGCGGGACGCGGGGCACCGGGTGGAGCGGGTGGTGCTGCGGGCGGCGGACGGGTTCCGGCTGGACCCGGCGGACGTGCCCGAGGACGCGGACCTCGTGGTGATCGGCAACCCGACCAACCCGACGTCCGTCCTGCACCCGGCGGCAGCGCTGGCGGCGCTGGCCCGGCCGGGCCGGATCCTGGTGGTGGACGAGGCGTTCATGGACGCCGTTCCGGGCGAGCGGGAGGCGCTGGCCGGGCGGATGGACCTGCCGGGGCTGGTGGTGCTGCGGAGCCTGACGAAGACCTGGGGGCTGGCGGGGCTGCGGATCGGCTACGTGCTGGCCGAGCCCGAGGTGATCGCGAAGCTGGCGGCCGCGCAGCCGCTGTGGCCGGTGTCGACCCCGGCGCTGGTGGCGGCCGAGGCCTGTGTGGCTCCGGAGGCGCTGGCCGAGGCGGAGGAGGCGGCGCGGCGGATCGCCGTGGACCGGGCGCACCTGCTGGCCGGGCTCACGGAGTTCGACGAGGTGACGGTCGCCGGAGTGGCGCAGGGGCCGTTCGTCCTGATCCGGGTGACGGGCGCCGCGGAGGTCCGTACCCGGCTGCGCGCCCTCGGCTTCGCCGTCCGCCGCGGGGACACCTTCCCCGGGCTGGACCGCTCCTGGCTCCGGCTGGCGGTGCGCGACCGGGCGACGACGGGCCGGCTGCTCCAGGCCTTGGACCACGCCCTCGCCCTGGGGGCGCGCTGA
- a CDS encoding ZIP family metal transporter — MAVIVALGAFLMTLAGGWTAQRVTDRRHLVLGLAGGLMLGVVGLDLLPEALHAAGDEIFGVPLALLLFVAGFLVAHVVERLLAVRQAAHGAEDGVRVPQVGLTAAAAMVGHSLADGVALGAAFQIGGGMGVAVALAVITHDFADGFNTYTLTRLYGNDRRKAVMMLFADAVAPVVGAASTLLFTLPEEPLGAYLAFFGGALLYLAAAEILPEAHHKHPALSTLMCTVGGVAGIWLVVGIAE, encoded by the coding sequence ATGGCCGTGATCGTGGCGTTGGGCGCGTTCCTGATGACCCTGGCGGGCGGATGGACGGCGCAGCGCGTCACCGACCGCCGCCACCTCGTGCTGGGCCTGGCCGGCGGGCTGATGCTCGGCGTCGTCGGCCTCGACCTGCTCCCGGAGGCGCTCCACGCGGCGGGCGACGAGATCTTCGGCGTCCCGCTCGCCCTGCTGCTCTTCGTGGCCGGATTCCTGGTCGCGCACGTCGTGGAACGGCTGCTGGCCGTCCGCCAGGCCGCACACGGCGCCGAGGACGGCGTCCGCGTCCCCCAGGTCGGACTCACCGCCGCCGCGGCGATGGTCGGCCACAGCCTCGCCGACGGCGTGGCCCTGGGCGCGGCCTTCCAGATCGGCGGCGGGATGGGCGTGGCCGTGGCGCTGGCCGTCATCACCCACGACTTCGCCGACGGGTTCAACACGTACACGCTCACCCGCCTCTACGGGAACGACCGCCGCAAGGCCGTGATGATGCTCTTCGCGGACGCCGTCGCCCCGGTCGTGGGCGCGGCGTCCACTTTGCTGTTCACCCTTCCGGAGGAACCCCTCGGCGCCTACCTGGCCTTCTTCGGCGGCGCCCTGCTGTACCTCGCGGCCGCCGAGATCCTGCCCGAGGCGCACCACAAGCACCCCGCCCTGTCCACGCTGATGTGCACGGTGGGCGGGGTGGCCGGGATCTGGCTGGTGGTGGGCATCGCGGAATGA
- a CDS encoding cobyrinate a,c-diamide synthase, whose translation MVTSFNVPRLVIAAPSSGSGKTTVATGLMAAFAERGLAVSPHKAGPDYIDPGYHALATGRPGRNLDAFMCGPELVAPLFAHGAAGCDLAVVEGVMGLYDGAAGRGELASTAQVAKLLRAPVVLVVDASSQSRSVAALVHGFASFDPQVRLGGVILNKVGSDRHEVMLREALEEAGMPVLGVLRRAPQVATPSRHLGLVPVAERRADALAAVSALADQVRRGCDLDALMALARTAPALACEVWSATTALTRGRGAAPDPAPQTPEGLNSSASPVIAVAGGPAFTFSYAEHAELLTAAGAEVVTFDPLGDESLPDGTTGLVIGGGFPEVYAPELSANEPLRKAVADFAAAGGPVAAECAGLLYLGRSLDGKPMCGVLDADARMSERLTLGYREAVAVSDSALARAGTRLRGHEFHRTVIEPGAGVTPAWGFTHPERRVEGFVQQGVHASYLHTHWAAEPSVARRFTEAAAARR comes from the coding sequence GTGGTGACCTCGTTCAACGTTCCCCGGCTGGTCATCGCCGCGCCGTCGTCCGGCAGCGGCAAGACCACCGTGGCCACGGGCCTGATGGCGGCCTTCGCGGAGCGCGGCCTCGCCGTGTCCCCGCACAAGGCCGGGCCCGACTACATCGACCCCGGCTACCACGCGCTGGCCACCGGCCGGCCGGGGCGCAACCTCGACGCCTTCATGTGCGGGCCGGAGCTGGTCGCTCCGCTGTTCGCGCACGGGGCGGCCGGGTGCGACCTCGCCGTGGTCGAGGGTGTGATGGGGCTCTACGACGGGGCCGCGGGCCGGGGTGAACTGGCGTCGACGGCGCAGGTCGCGAAGTTGCTGCGGGCGCCGGTGGTGCTGGTGGTCGACGCCTCCTCGCAGTCGCGGTCGGTGGCGGCGCTGGTGCACGGCTTCGCGTCCTTCGACCCGCAGGTGCGGCTGGGGGGCGTGATCCTGAACAAGGTCGGCTCCGACCGGCACGAGGTGATGCTGCGGGAGGCCCTGGAGGAAGCGGGGATGCCGGTGCTCGGCGTCCTGCGGCGGGCTCCGCAGGTGGCCACGCCGTCGCGGCACCTGGGGCTGGTTCCGGTGGCCGAGCGGCGTGCGGATGCGCTGGCCGCGGTGTCGGCGCTGGCCGATCAGGTCCGCCGCGGGTGCGACCTTGACGCGCTCATGGCGCTGGCCCGCACGGCCCCGGCGCTGGCCTGTGAGGTCTGGTCTGCGACGACTGCGCTGACGCGCGGCCGGGGCGCCGCCCCGGACCCCGCTCCTCAAACGCCGGAGGGGCTGAACTCTTCAGCCTCACCGGTCATCGCCGTCGCCGGCGGGCCCGCGTTCACGTTCTCCTACGCCGAGCACGCGGAGCTGCTCACCGCCGCCGGGGCCGAGGTCGTCACCTTCGACCCGCTCGGGGACGAGTCGCTCCCCGACGGCACCACCGGCCTGGTGATCGGCGGCGGCTTCCCCGAGGTGTACGCGCCCGAGCTGTCCGCCAACGAACCGCTCCGCAAGGCCGTCGCCGACTTCGCCGCGGCCGGCGGCCCGGTGGCCGCCGAGTGCGCCGGGCTGCTGTACCTCGGGCGGTCGCTCGACGGGAAGCCCATGTGCGGGGTGCTCGACGCCGACGCGCGGATGTCGGAGCGCCTCACCCTGGGCTACCGCGAGGCGGTGGCGGTGTCCGACAGCGCGCTCGCGCGGGCCGGGACCCGGCTGCGCGGGCACGAGTTCCACCGGACGGTGATCGAGCCGGGCGCCGGTGTCACGCCGGCCTGGGGGTTCACGCACCCGGAACGCCGGGTCGAGGGCTTCGTCCAGCAGGGTGTGCACGCCAGTTACCTGCACACGCACTGGGCGGCCGAGCCGTCCGTCGCCCGCCGTTTCACGGAAGCCGCGGCAGCACGGCGGTGA
- the cobO gene encoding cob(I)yrinic acid a,c-diamide adenosyltransferase — translation MPQGQPSVVPDDGLTTRQRRNRPLVFVHTGPGKGKSTAAFGLALRAWNQGWSIGVFQFVKSAKWKVGEENALKVLGASGEGGAVAWHKMGEGWSWVQRDAQLDNEQAAKEGWEQVKRDLAAETHKLYVLDEFAYPMHWGWIDVDEVIEVLRSRPGTQHVVITGRNAPEKLVEFADLVTEMTKVKHPMDTGQKGQKGIEW, via the coding sequence ATGCCGCAGGGACAGCCGTCCGTCGTTCCGGACGACGGACTCACGACGCGCCAGCGCCGCAACCGTCCGCTCGTCTTCGTCCACACCGGTCCCGGCAAGGGCAAGTCCACGGCGGCCTTCGGGCTGGCGCTGCGCGCCTGGAACCAGGGCTGGTCGATCGGGGTGTTCCAGTTCGTCAAGTCGGCGAAGTGGAAAGTCGGCGAGGAGAACGCGCTCAAGGTGCTCGGCGCCTCCGGCGAGGGCGGCGCGGTCGCCTGGCACAAGATGGGCGAGGGCTGGTCCTGGGTGCAGAGGGACGCGCAGCTCGACAACGAGCAGGCGGCCAAGGAGGGCTGGGAGCAGGTCAAGCGCGATCTGGCCGCCGAGACGCACAAGCTGTACGTGCTCGACGAGTTCGCCTACCCGATGCACTGGGGCTGGATCGACGTCGACGAGGTCATCGAGGTGCTGCGGAGCCGTCCCGGCACCCAGCACGTGGTGATCACGGGCCGCAACGCGCCGGAGAAGCTGGTGGAGTTCGCGGACCTCGTCACCGAGATGACCAAGGTCAAGCACCCGATGGACACCGGCCAGAAGGGCCAGAAGGGCATCGAGTGGTGA
- a CDS encoding putative cobaltochelatase, translated as MSTPYPFTAVVGQTDLRLALLLNAVSPAVGGVLVRGEKGTAKSTAVRALSTLLPQVDVVPGCRFSCAPGAPDPACPDGPHEPGPGGARPARMVELPVGASEDRLVGALDIERALAEGVKAFEPGLLADAHRGILYVDEVNLLHDHLIDLLLDAAAMGASYVEREGVSVRHAARFLLVGTMNPEEGELRPQLLDRFGLTVEVAASREPALRVEVVRRRLAYEDDPAGFADRWAGDENEVRARVVAARALLPQVRLGDTALLQIAATCAGFEVDGMRADIVMARTATALAAWAGRSAVLKEDVRQAALLALPHRRRRNPFDAPGLDEDRLDEILDQFPDEEPEREPDPEPEPDPDPNPDPEGPDGDGDGDGDGPDGGGGVPPQGGGPQDANAPAEPAETTEAPSDAPEAPQPSAQEAGGPEQAAVRAAEPFRTKMLSVPGLGEGAAGRRSRARTAHGRTTGAQRPRGHLTKLHLAATVHAAAPHQKARGRNGRGLVIRKDDLRQARREGREGNLVLFVVDASGSMAARQRMSAVKGAVLSLLLDAYQRRDKVGLITFRGATAELALPPTSSVDAAAARLEQLPTGGRTPLAAGLLKAHEVLRIERLRDPSRRPLLVVVTDGRATSAGTATGRSDGTPRELAGRSARLLQAGGVASVVVDCESGPVRLGLAGVLAADLGGPAVSLDGLRADSLAGLVKNVRTAVTSSASPHSNRRAA; from the coding sequence ATGAGCACGCCCTATCCGTTCACCGCAGTGGTCGGCCAGACCGACCTGCGGCTGGCGCTCCTGCTCAACGCCGTGAGCCCCGCGGTCGGTGGTGTGCTCGTGCGCGGCGAGAAGGGGACCGCCAAGTCCACCGCCGTGCGCGCGCTGTCGACCCTGCTGCCGCAGGTCGACGTCGTACCCGGGTGCCGGTTCTCCTGCGCGCCCGGCGCGCCGGACCCGGCCTGCCCGGACGGCCCGCACGAGCCCGGCCCCGGCGGCGCCCGGCCCGCCCGCATGGTGGAGCTGCCCGTCGGCGCCTCCGAGGACCGCCTCGTCGGCGCCCTCGACATCGAACGGGCCCTCGCCGAAGGCGTGAAGGCCTTCGAGCCCGGGCTGCTCGCGGACGCCCACCGCGGGATCCTCTACGTCGACGAGGTCAACCTCCTCCACGACCACCTGATCGACCTGCTGCTCGACGCCGCGGCGATGGGCGCCTCGTACGTGGAGCGCGAGGGCGTCTCCGTACGCCACGCCGCCCGCTTCCTGCTCGTCGGCACGATGAACCCCGAGGAGGGCGAGCTGCGGCCGCAGCTGCTCGACCGCTTCGGGCTGACCGTCGAGGTCGCCGCCTCCCGCGAGCCCGCCCTGCGGGTCGAGGTGGTGCGCCGCCGGCTCGCGTACGAGGACGATCCCGCGGGCTTCGCCGACCGCTGGGCCGGTGACGAGAACGAGGTCCGTGCCCGGGTGGTGGCCGCGCGGGCGCTGCTCCCGCAGGTCCGGCTCGGGGACACCGCGCTGCTGCAGATCGCCGCGACCTGCGCCGGCTTCGAGGTCGACGGCATGCGGGCCGACATCGTGATGGCGCGGACCGCGACCGCCCTGGCCGCCTGGGCCGGGCGGAGCGCCGTGCTGAAGGAGGACGTGCGGCAGGCCGCGCTGCTGGCCCTCCCCCACCGCCGGCGCCGCAATCCCTTCGACGCGCCGGGCCTGGACGAGGACCGGCTGGACGAGATCCTCGACCAGTTCCCCGACGAGGAGCCGGAGCGCGAGCCCGACCCGGAGCCGGAGCCCGACCCGGACCCGAACCCGGACCCCGAGGGCCCGGATGGTGACGGCGACGGCGACGGCGACGGCCCCGACGGCGGCGGCGGGGTGCCCCCGCAGGGCGGCGGCCCGCAGGACGCGAACGCCCCGGCCGAGCCCGCCGAGACCACCGAGGCCCCCTCGGACGCCCCCGAGGCCCCGCAGCCCTCCGCGCAGGAGGCCGGCGGGCCCGAACAGGCCGCCGTACGGGCCGCCGAGCCGTTCCGTACCAAGATGCTGAGCGTGCCGGGGCTCGGCGAGGGCGCGGCCGGACGGCGTTCGCGCGCCCGCACCGCCCACGGCCGGACCACCGGCGCCCAGCGCCCCCGCGGCCACCTCACGAAGCTGCACCTGGCGGCCACCGTGCACGCGGCCGCCCCGCACCAGAAGGCGCGCGGCCGCAACGGGCGCGGTCTGGTGATCCGCAAGGACGACCTGCGCCAGGCCCGGCGGGAGGGCCGCGAGGGCAACCTCGTCCTCTTCGTCGTCGACGCCTCCGGCTCGATGGCCGCCCGGCAGCGCATGAGCGCGGTCAAGGGCGCCGTGCTGTCGCTGCTCCTGGACGCCTACCAGCGCCGGGACAAGGTCGGCCTGATCACCTTCCGGGGTGCCACGGCCGAGCTGGCGCTGCCGCCGACGTCCTCGGTGGACGCGGCCGCGGCCCGGCTGGAGCAGCTGCCGACGGGCGGCCGCACCCCGCTGGCCGCCGGGCTGCTGAAGGCCCACGAGGTGCTGCGGATCGAGCGGCTGCGGGATCCCTCGCGCCGGCCGCTGCTCGTGGTCGTCACCGACGGGCGGGCCACCTCGGCCGGGACCGCGACGGGCCGGTCGGACGGCACCCCGCGGGAGCTCGCGGGGCGCAGCGCGCGGCTGCTGCAGGCCGGGGGCGTCGCCTCCGTGGTCGTGGACTGCGAATCGGGGCCGGTCCGGCTGGGGCTGGCCGGGGTCCTGGCCGCCGATCTCGGCGGGCCCGCCGTCTCGCTCGACGGGCTGCGGGCCGACTCGCTGGCCGGACTCGTGAAGAACGTACGTACCGCCGTGACATCCAGTGCATCACCCCACAGCAACAGGAGGGCCGCGTAA
- a CDS encoding cobyric acid synthase encodes MSGAKRGGGLLVAGTTSDAGKSVVTAGICRWLSRQGVKVAPFKAQNMSLNSFVTREGAEIGRAQAMQAQAARVEPTALMNPVLLKPGSDRSSQVVLLGKPVGEMSARGYHGGRQEQLLGIVTDCLEQLRGTYDAVICEGAGSPAEINLRRTDIVNMGIARAARFPVVVVGDIDRGGVFASFFGTTALLSPEDQSLIAGYMVNKFRGDVSLLEPGMEMLRGLTGRATYGVLPFRHGLGIDEEDGLRVSLRGAVRESVVAPPVGEDVLRVAVCAVPLMSNFTDVDALAAEPGVVVRFVDRAEELADADLVVVPGTRGTVKALAWLRERGLADALARRASEGRPVLGICGGFQVLGEHIEDEVESRAGAVDGLGLLPVRVRFAPEKTLARPVGSALGEAVTGYEIHHGVAQVLGGEPFLDGCRVGSVWGTHWHGSLESDGFRRAFLREVAAAAGRRFVPAPDTSFEALREQQLDLLGDLIEEHADTDALLRLIEAGAPSGLPFLPPGAP; translated from the coding sequence ATGAGCGGCGCGAAGCGCGGCGGCGGTCTGCTGGTCGCGGGCACCACGTCGGACGCCGGCAAGAGCGTGGTCACGGCGGGCATCTGCCGCTGGCTGAGCCGCCAAGGCGTGAAGGTGGCGCCCTTCAAGGCGCAGAACATGTCGCTGAACTCGTTCGTCACGCGGGAGGGCGCCGAGATCGGGCGCGCCCAGGCGATGCAGGCCCAGGCGGCCCGCGTGGAGCCGACGGCGCTGATGAACCCGGTGCTGCTCAAGCCCGGCAGCGACCGCAGCAGCCAGGTGGTGCTGCTGGGAAAGCCCGTGGGCGAGATGAGCGCGCGCGGCTACCACGGCGGGCGCCAGGAGCAGCTGCTCGGCATCGTCACGGACTGCCTGGAGCAGCTGCGGGGCACGTATGACGCCGTGATCTGCGAGGGAGCGGGGAGTCCGGCCGAGATCAACCTGCGCCGGACCGACATCGTGAACATGGGGATCGCGCGGGCCGCGCGGTTCCCGGTGGTCGTGGTGGGCGACATCGACCGGGGCGGGGTCTTCGCGTCCTTCTTCGGGACGACCGCACTGCTCTCCCCCGAGGACCAGTCGCTGATCGCGGGGTACATGGTCAACAAGTTCCGCGGCGACGTGTCGCTGCTGGAGCCGGGCATGGAGATGCTGCGCGGCCTGACCGGGCGGGCGACCTACGGGGTGCTGCCGTTCCGGCACGGGCTGGGCATCGACGAAGAGGACGGCCTGCGGGTCTCCCTGCGGGGCGCGGTACGGGAATCCGTGGTGGCGCCGCCCGTGGGCGAGGACGTGCTGCGGGTCGCCGTGTGCGCGGTGCCGCTGATGTCGAACTTCACGGACGTCGACGCGCTCGCGGCGGAGCCGGGGGTCGTGGTGCGGTTCGTGGACCGGGCCGAGGAACTGGCCGACGCGGACCTGGTCGTCGTCCCCGGCACCCGGGGCACGGTGAAGGCACTGGCGTGGCTGCGCGAACGCGGACTCGCGGACGCGCTGGCGCGGCGGGCCTCCGAGGGGCGGCCGGTCCTGGGTATCTGCGGCGGGTTCCAGGTTCTGGGCGAGCACATCGAGGACGAGGTCGAATCGCGGGCCGGGGCGGTGGACGGCCTCGGGCTGCTGCCCGTACGGGTGCGCTTCGCGCCGGAGAAGACCCTGGCCCGGCCGGTGGGCTCGGCGCTGGGCGAGGCCGTGACGGGCTACGAGATCCACCACGGGGTCGCGCAGGTCCTGGGCGGGGAGCCCTTCCTCGACGGCTGCCGCGTCGGATCGGTGTGGGGCACCCACTGGCACGGCTCGCTGGAGTCGGACGGCTTCCGCCGGGCGTTCCTGCGGGAGGTCGCGGCGGCGGCGGGGCGGCGGTTCGTGCCGGCGCCGGACACGTCGTTCGAGGCGCTGCGCGAGCAGCAGCTCGACCTGCTGGGCGACCTGATCGAGGAGCACGCGGACACGGATGCGCTGCTGCGGCTGATCGAGGCCGGCGCCCCGTCGGGCCTCCCCTTCCTCCCACCGGGCGCGCCGTGA
- a CDS encoding cobalamin biosynthesis protein, protein MRADRVFAYGATAGLIGDRILGDPRRGHPVAAFGRAAAAVERSLWRDDRARGLLHTLVCAGGAAAVGALGARAVRSRPAAARITLTAAATWAVVGGTSLGREARAIGGALAAGDTEVARERLPHLCGRDPQALDGQQMARAVVESVAENTSDAVVGALVWGAVAGVPGLLAFRAVNTLDAMVGHKSPRYLRYGWASARLDDLAGWPGARLTAAAAVLAGPDRRGAVRAWRSDAAAHPSPNAGPVEASFAGALGVRLGGTLAYGGRVEHRAVLNGEKGRPVEVADIERAVRLSQQVTWLALGTCVAARLLVSRLLIPRTTKRGRRA, encoded by the coding sequence ATGCGTGCCGATCGCGTGTTCGCGTACGGCGCCACGGCGGGCCTGATCGGCGACCGGATCCTCGGTGATCCCCGCCGAGGGCACCCCGTGGCCGCCTTCGGGCGGGCCGCCGCCGCCGTCGAGCGCTCCCTGTGGCGCGACGACCGCGCCCGGGGCCTCCTGCACACCCTGGTGTGCGCCGGGGGCGCGGCCGCCGTCGGTGCGCTGGGCGCCCGCGCCGTGCGCTCCCGGCCCGCTGCCGCCCGTATCACCCTGACCGCCGCCGCCACCTGGGCCGTCGTGGGCGGCACCTCGCTGGGCCGCGAGGCCCGCGCCATCGGCGGGGCGCTCGCCGCAGGGGACACCGAGGTGGCCCGGGAGCGGCTGCCCCACCTGTGCGGGCGCGACCCGCAAGCCCTGGACGGGCAGCAGATGGCCCGCGCGGTCGTGGAGTCCGTCGCCGAGAACACCTCCGACGCGGTCGTCGGGGCCCTGGTGTGGGGCGCCGTCGCCGGCGTCCCGGGCCTGCTGGCCTTCCGCGCCGTGAACACCCTGGACGCGATGGTCGGCCACAAGTCCCCCCGCTACCTGCGCTACGGCTGGGCCTCCGCCCGGCTCGACGACCTGGCGGGCTGGCCTGGGGCCCGGCTGACGGCGGCCGCCGCCGTACTGGCCGGACCCGACCGGCGGGGAGCCGTACGGGCCTGGCGCTCGGACGCCGCCGCGCACCCCAGCCCGAACGCCGGACCCGTCGAGGCCTCCTTCGCCGGGGCGCTCGGCGTCAGACTGGGCGGGACCCTGGCGTACGGCGGCCGGGTCGAGCACCGTGCCGTGCTGAACGGCGAGAAGGGGCGGCCGGTGGAGGTCGCGGACATCGAGCGGGCGGTCCGGCTGTCGCAGCAGGTGACCTGGCTGGCCCTGGGGACCTGTGTGGCCGCCCGGCTGCTGGTCTCCCGACTGCTGATCCCCCGTACGACCAAGAGAGGGCGGCGCGCATGA
- a CDS encoding inorganic phosphate transporter, with translation MEHITLLLGIVIITALVFDFTNGFHDTANAMATTISTGALKPKTAVAMSAVLNLVGAFMSVEVAKTISKGLVNEDGIQPEVIFAALVGAILWNLVTWLVGLPSSSSHALMGGLIGAAVASAGIGAVNGSVIVTKVLIPAIAAPLVAGIAAYLAAKVTYKMGGKVGDKTSAKGYRAGQIASAGLVSLAHGTNDAQKTMGIITLALIAGGAIAPDSNPPVWVIVSAGVAIAMGTYLGGWRIIRTMGKGLTDLQPQQGFAAQTSAASVILASSTLGFSLSTTHSCSGAVMGAGLGRKGGVVRWSTATRMFVAWGLTLPAAALVSAGAELVMRTGDIGIAAVTVFLVGSCLAIWLISRRQVVDHSNVNDVEPVDAHEPGVVTTAIAAVTVPPTVAAAGTTVAAAGTTAAVTDDALKATIPAATTTPAAPAAAV, from the coding sequence ATGGAGCACATAACGCTTCTCCTCGGGATCGTGATCATCACCGCTCTCGTGTTCGACTTCACGAACGGTTTTCACGACACGGCCAACGCGATGGCCACCACCATCTCGACCGGCGCCCTCAAGCCCAAGACGGCGGTGGCCATGTCCGCCGTGCTCAACCTCGTCGGCGCGTTCATGTCCGTGGAGGTCGCCAAGACGATCTCCAAGGGCCTGGTCAACGAGGACGGCATCCAGCCAGAAGTGATCTTCGCGGCCCTCGTCGGCGCGATCCTCTGGAACCTCGTCACCTGGCTGGTCGGCCTCCCCTCCAGCTCCTCGCACGCCCTGATGGGCGGCCTCATCGGCGCCGCGGTCGCCTCCGCCGGCATCGGCGCGGTCAACGGCAGCGTCATCGTCACCAAGGTGCTCATCCCCGCGATCGCCGCCCCGCTGGTGGCCGGCATCGCCGCGTACCTGGCCGCCAAGGTCACCTACAAGATGGGCGGCAAGGTCGGCGACAAGACCTCCGCCAAGGGCTACCGCGCCGGTCAGATCGCCTCGGCCGGCCTCGTCTCCCTCGCGCACGGAACCAACGACGCGCAGAAGACGATGGGCATCATCACCCTGGCCCTCATCGCCGGCGGTGCGATCGCCCCCGACTCGAACCCGCCGGTGTGGGTCATCGTCTCGGCCGGTGTGGCCATCGCGATGGGCACCTACCTGGGCGGCTGGCGCATCATCCGCACCATGGGCAAGGGCCTGACCGACCTGCAGCCGCAGCAGGGCTTCGCCGCCCAGACCTCGGCCGCGTCCGTCATCCTCGCCTCCTCCACCCTGGGCTTCTCGCTCTCCACCACCCACTCGTGCTCCGGTGCGGTCATGGGTGCGGGCCTGGGCCGCAAGGGCGGTGTGGTCCGCTGGTCCACCGCGACCCGCATGTTCGTCGCCTGGGGCCTGACCCTGCCGGCCGCCGCGCTGGTCTCGGCCGGTGCCGAGCTGGTCATGCGCACGGGTGACATCGGCATCGCCGCCGTCACCGTCTTCCTGGTCGGCTCCTGCCTCGCCATCTGGCTCATCTCGCGCCGCCAGGTCGTCGACCACAGCAACGTCAACGACGTGGAGCCGGTCGACGCCCACGAGCCGGGTGTCGTCACCACGGCGATCGCGGCCGTCACCGTCCCGCCGACCGTCGCCGCGGCCGGCACGACGGTCGCAGCCGCCGGTACGACCGCCGCGGTCACGGACGACGCCCTCAAGGCCACCATCCCGGCCGCGACGACGACCCCGGCGGCTCCGGCCGCCGCGGTCTGA